The nucleotide sequence TTTCCCATTTATGTCTCTGTTAATTGGAATTGCTTTTAAGTGAAATTTAATAATTCTGCAGGGACAAATAATACTCATTTCGAACTTATCCTTTTCTCCGCGGTATGTAAAATCTCCTCCGCATCTGATAACTTCGCACCAAGTGAACAAGTCATTCATTACTCTCGGGCAAATGTCTTCGGGGCAACCGTATGAAAATACATATTTGTCGCCTTTTTCAATTCCTAATCTACAATCTGATGCTTTGCCTTCGATCGCCGTCAAAATGAATTGCCAATCTTCAACCACCCATTTTTTCATAATATTTACCTCAAATCAGTTTTTTCATTGCTCCTCTTTGCCGTTTGGCAGGAGGCTATCAAAAGCCTTCTGATGTTCCCGCACACTTTTTCCGTGTTGCTATAAGCAGCGTCATCAATGCGATTTGTTTCGTGAAGTAGCTTAAGCCAATAGCTTGTTTCATTCGCTTCCTTTAATGCTATTTCTAGTTTAGCGACAAAATCCGCTTTACTGTGTGCGTACTGTGCTTCGTGTATATTGGCACCGACAGATGTTCCGGCGCGAGCAAATTGATCTATCATATATGAACTTTTGGGCAATTTAATACCGTCGGCAAGGTTCACGACAGCAACGGCAAATTCAAAAGAAAGATCAAGGAGTTTGTTATCCGACATTTTCCTTTCCCTCCCAAATATCTCTATTTGCATTATAGCAGATAATAAAATGAATGTCAATGATATACGGCTTCGCCGTATGATATACTCGCTTTGTGAGCGTGATATATTGCTCCTTTGTCGCAATATGATATAATATCCGTTCCTTCATACGCGAAGCGTATATCATCCGCGTAGCGGATATCATACCTGTAAGGTATATCATCCGTTCCGGAAAGGAACGGATATCATTGCAAAAGGCACTTGCGAACGCAAGTGCCTTTTGCTGCGGAGAAGAGAGGGATTCGAAACGAGCTCCGAAGGCGCGAGCGAAGCGAAGCGGCTTTAGCAGCAACGCGAGGAATTCGTTTCACATATCGCCCGATAGGCGTTGACTTTCCCGCGCCGTTCTGCTATAATCCCCTTGTAAAACCACACGAAAGAAGGACTCATTATGTTTGAAATAACCCTCGATATCGACGGAATGATGTGCGGAATGTGCGAATCGCACGTAAACGGCGCGATACGCAACGCTTTTGACGTCAAGAAGGTCACATCCTCCCATTCCGAAGGAAAAACGGTCATTATCTCCGCCGAGGATATCCCCGACGAGAAGCTCCGCGAGATCATCGCGGAAACCGGGTACGAGCTGAAAGGCATTTCGCGCAAGCCGTATGAGAAAAAGGGCCTCTTCGGCATCTTCAAAAAGTAACCGCAAGCGGAGCTAAACGTATGAAATACAAACTCGCCGCCGCCGATCTCGACGGCACGCTGCTTGACAAAAGCTCGCAAATAACCGACGCCACCGTCGCCGCTGTCAAAGCCGCGCAAAAAGAGGGACTTATCTTCACCATATGCACCGGAAGGGCGCAGAGCACAGTCGTTATGGGCTACATCGAGCGCCTCGGTCTCGCCTGCCCCGTCATCACCTACAACGGCGCGATGCTGATAAAGCCGGACGGCGAGATCGTCTACCGCCGCGACCTCGAGGACGACGACGCCGTCGAAGCGTACGAGGCCGGAACGGAGCGCGGCACGGATATGATCGTATGGTCGGATAACCGCCTCTTTTTCAGCAAATTGACGCCCGAAACCGCGTTTTACAGGACCTTCTACCCGCACGCGGACCTCACGGTGATAGGTTCCCCCGACGAGATACGCGACATCGTCAAGCGCGGGATAACGAAGATAATCTACGTCAGCCCGCCGGAAAAAACAGCGGACAATCAGGCGTTCGTCGACGGGCGCTTCCAAGGCAGGATCACGGCGTTCCGTTCCGCGCCTACCCTCATCGAGCTCGTCCACCGAGACGTTTCAAAAGGAAACGCACTGCTGAAGCTCGCCGAGTTCTACGGCGTTCCGCGCGAGCAGACCGTCGCTTTCGGCGACGAGAAAAACGATATCCCGATGATCGAGGCCGCCGGGCTGGGAGTCGCCATGGCGAACGCCGTTCCGGAGCTGAAGGCCGTCGCCGACTACGTTACCCTTTCCAACGCGGAGGACGGGGTCGCTGCCGCGCTTTATGAGATGATCGCGGGACGACTCTGACTCAAAATTACACCCAACGCGCGCATTGATTGCGCGCGTTTTTTATTGCTGTTTTTTAATAAAAACACTTGCATATTCCGAATAAAGTACTATAATAGATTCTTGTGCGTTCAAGCACCTGAAAAGAGGCAATCAAACATGGAAGCGTCAATACTTTTGAATATCGGTCTGGCGATACTCGCCGGACTTCTCATGTCGCGTCTCGCGAAGCTGCTGAAGCTCCCCGCCGTCACCGCGTATCTCGTCGCCGGCGTACTGCTCGGCCCGTTCTGCATCGGCGCGCTCGGAGTGCCCGCGCTCGGATTCGCGAACGACGAGCAGATGAACACGCTGAAGATCATCTCCGACGTCGCGCTCGGTTTCATCGCCTTCGCGATCGGGAACGAGTTCCGGCTTTCTTCGCTGAAAAAGACCGGAAGGCAGGCGACGGTCATCGGCATCGTTCAGGCGGTCGTCGCGACCCTCTTCGTCGACGCGGTGCTGATAACCCTGCACTTCATAATGCCGGACAAGATCTCCCTCTCCGCCGCGATAACGCTCGGCGCGATCGCGTCCGCGACGGCTCCGGCGGCGACGCTGATGGTCGTAAGGCAGTATAAGGCAAAGGGCCCGCTGACTTCCCTGCTGCTCCCCATAGTCGCGCTCGACGACGCGGTCGGACTGGTGGTGTTCTCCGTTTCCTTCGGCATCGCCAGAGCGCTGCAGACCGGCGCTCCGGACGTTATGTCCATCGCCGTCGAGCCGATAATCGAGATAGTCTGCTCGCTGCTGCTCGGCACGATAATGAGCCTGCTTCTGACATTCCTCGAGCGGTTCTTCCACTCGCGCTCGAAGCGTCTGTCGCTCGCGATAACCTTCGTTTTCATCACCGTCGGCATCTCGATGCTCGACTTCACGATCGGCGGAGTGCACTTCGGCTTCTCCTCGCTGCTGACCTGCATGATGCTCGGAACGATCTTCTGCAATCTCTGCGACTTCTCCGAGGAGCTTATGGAGCGCTGCGACCGCTGGACCGCGCCGCTTTTCATCATCTTCTTCGTGGTCTCCGGCGCGCAGCTGAAGCTCTCGGTCTTCTCCGATATCGCGGTCGTGGTTATCGGTCTGCTCTTCATCCTCTTCCGCTCCGCCGGAAAGTATATCGGCGCGTATTTCAGCGCTTCCGCGATGCGCTGCGACGCGAAAACGACGAAGTACCTCGGCATTACGCTCTTGCCGCAGGCGGGCGTCGCGCTCGGAATGTCCGTCACCGCGATGGAGCTCGGAAGCACGGACGGAGTGCTTATACGCAACATAGTGCTTTTCGCCGTTCTGATATACGAGCTGGTCGGCCCGATGCTCACGAAAATGGCGCTCTCCCGCGCCGGCGAGATCGAGGAGGAAGGCAAAACCAACTCCCGCGGCGCAAAGGTCTGATAAATCGAATAATAACTAAACGCCTCCCTCGCGGGAGGCGTTTTTGCTTATGCAAACTTACATCAGATAGTTCTTCACGATACGCGAGATGCCGTCGAAGCCGGCGTGAGTGCCGAGGCTGCGCGGCTTGACGTTCCTGCCGTACATCAGCAGCGGTATCGCCTCGCGAGTATGGTCTGTGCCGGGATATCCCGGGTCGCAGCCGTGGTCGGCGGTTATCATGAGCACGTCGTCGTCGCGCATCTGCGGCATGAAATCACCGAGCCAGCGGTCGAATTCCGTCATGGCGGCGGCGTAGCCGTCGACGTTGTTGCGGTGGCCGTAGACCGCGTCGAAATCGACGAGATTGACGAAGCAGAGCCCGTCGAAATCGCGCTGAGCGACGGCGAGCGTCTTCGCCATACCGTCGGTGTTGCCCTTTGTCAGTATCGTTTCGGTCACGCCTCTGCCGGCGAAAATGTCGGTTATCTTACCGACGGCGATAACGTCCCTGCCGGCATCCTTCAGCTCGTCGAGGACGGTACGTCCGGGCGCGGGAAACGCAAAGTCGTGGCGGTTGGAAGTGCGGGTGTAATTACCCTCAGTGCCGACGAAGGGGCGCGCTATGACTCTGCCGACGGCGTGTTCGCCGACGAGTATGCCGCGCGCGATGCGGCAGTATTCGTAAAGCTTCTCGATAGGCACGACCTCTTCGTGCGCGGCGATCTGGAAGACGCTGTCCGCGGAGGTGTAGACGATGAGCGCGCCGGTGTCGACGTGCTGTTTGCCGTAGTCTTTCAGTATCTCGGTGCCGGAATACGGCTTGTTGACTATCGCCTTTCTGCCCGTGAGGCGCTCGAATTCGGTTATTATCTCAGGCGGAAAGCCGTCCGGATAGGTCGGCATGGGCTTTGACGCGACGACGCCTGCGATCTCCCAGTGGCCGCCGATGGTGTCCTTGCCCTTGCCGAGCTCGAAAAATCTGCCATAAGCGCCTATCGGCTCGCGTTCTTTTTCGCCGCAGGTCACGCCGTCGATATTGAAAAGCCCGAGGCGCTTCATATTCGGGACGGAAAACTCGGGCGAAGCCGAGATCGTCTTCAGGGTGTTCGCGCCCTTGTCGCCGAAATCCGCGGCGTCGGGGGCGTTACCGATGCCGGCGCTGTCGAGAACGATGAGAAAAACGCGTTTCATATCATTTGCCCTCCGCGCATATCTTCACGAGCGAGCTCGTGCCGAGGCGGTCAGCGCCCGCTTCGATGAACTTTTCCGCGTCCTCGAAGGAACGGACGCCGCCGGACGCCTTGATTTTAACGTGATCGGCGCAGTGGGCGCGCATGAGCCGGACGTCTTCGAGCGTCGCTCCGCCTCCGCCGAAACCGGTGGAGGTTTTTATGAAGTCCGCGCCGGATTCGGATACGACGCGGCACATCTCGATTTTTTCCTCCTCGGTCAGCAGGCAGGTCTCGATGATGACCTTCAGTATCTTGCCCGTGCAGACCTTGCGCAGTATTTTAAGCTCCTGCAGGAGCGCGTCGTATTCGCCGTTTTTCACCATGCAGACGTTGATGACGGTGTCGATCTCCTCCGCGCCGGACTCGATCGCCTCGATGGCTTCGCAGACCTTCGCCGCGGTGACGGAGTATCCGTTCGGAAAGCCGATCACGGTGCAGATCGGGAGTCTGCCGGCCGCGTACTCCGCGCCCGCCTTGACGTAATACGGCGGAATGCAGACGGAAGCCGTTTTGTATTCGATCCCCTCGTCAATGAGCTTTTTGATATCCGCGAGCGTCGCGCCCTGCTTCAGAAGCGTGTGGTCGACCTTGGATAATATGTATTCTCTTTCCATAACCTGCCGCCTTTCGTGCATTGTCAACCGATTGTGTGGTGTTTGTCAACGCGGTATATTTCCTCGTTCAAGAGTATTATATCACGAATACGGGCAAAAGTAAAGACAAAGAAAAACGGCGGTCACCCGTCGTTGAAGCAATCGCATATAAGCAGCGCCGCGAACACCGCGAGCGGAACGAACGGCTCGCCTTCGAAGCGGCGGAAGCGGTATTCCTGCGGCTCCGCCACCCTGCCGGAAAAGGTATTCAGCTTCCGCTGAAGGCAGATGATTCCTCCGTCGGAACGCACACTTGAAAAGGTCAGCGTGTTCTTCACGCCCATACCACACGAGATTAGCGGAAAGCGTTTCAGCGCAGGCGGCGCTTCCCTTTCGCCGTCGGTTATGACGTAAGCCCTGCCCTCAAAACCGGATACGTCCGCGGAAGCCTCGGAGCACAAGACTATCAACGCCTCCGAAAAGCCGCGCAAAAAAGGAAGGCGGTCGGCGGAAACGAGCAAAACGCGCGCGGCTTCGCGGGCATCTCCGGCGGCGTCAATTGCGTACCCGCCGCCGCGGCGTCCGCCCGAAAAGTGTTCGCACCCGTTCTCCGATACCGCGATATGCGGAACTCCGGCGTCGCGAAAGCCCGCGGAAATCCCGCTTATAACGCCTTCGCCGCCGGTACCGCACGCAAGTATCGCTCTCACTCTTCCACCGACCTTTCCGAAGGTATTATTGTCCGGTCGGCCCTGTGTTATTCACTATTTCGGGTTTCTGTCTGCCGGTGTGGTCGATATAATAGTTATCGCGCAGTATCAGCTCGGATACCGGCACGATCTCGTAACCGCGGCTCTGCAGCTCGGAAAGTATCGCCGGCAGCGCCTCCGCGGTGTGCTTTCCGCCGTTGTGGAAGAGCACGATCGAGCCGTCCTTCACGCCGCGAAGCACCCTTTCGGCGATTTTTTCCGCGGAAATGTCCTTCCAGTCGAGCGAGTCGACATCCCATTGTATCGGGTAAACGCCGAGGCGGTGGACGGTTTTTATCACCGTGTCGTCGTAGTCGCCGTACGGCGCGCGGAGCAGGTCGGGGCGCCTGCCGGTCAGCGCCTCGATCTTGTCAGAGCAGGCGTTTATCTCCTCCTCCATGCGCTGAACGTCGAGGCGCGTCAGATGCGGGTGCGTGTTCGAGTGGTTCATCACCTCGTGCCCCGCGTCGGCAAGCGCCTTGACGGAGTCGGGGTATTTATCCACCCACGACCCGACGACGAAGAAGGTCGTTTTCACGCCGTACTCCGCGAGTATGTCGATAAGCTTCCCCGTCTGCTCGTTTCCCCACGCGGCGTCGAAACTTATCGCAATCTTCTTATCACCACGCTCAACGCTGTATATCGGCAGTTCCTTCTTCGCGGAAGCCGTCTTCACCGCCGCGAAACCGCCCAATAAAGCACCCGTTACGAGCGTCACGGCCGCGGCCGCGGCGACCGCCGCGGTTTTTATCTTAAACGTTTTAACAAACATGCGCTCACCTCAAAAAAATCCTCCGCGACAATCTATGCCGCGGAGGACTCTTTTATTCGTTATTGCGCTTATTTGCCGTTGTAGACGTAAACTATGTTCTGATCCTCGAGCCACTGCGAAAGCAGCTTGCCGCTGTCGCGGATCGCCTTCGCGTTCTCTATGCCGACGTAACGGTAGTGCCACGGCTCGTAGATGATGCCGGTATCCTTAATCTTATCCTTTGGATAGCTCAGGATGAAGCCGTATTCCCACGCATGCTCCTGCAGCCATTTGTACTCCTTCGTGCCCTCGAAGCTTTCGTTAAGTTCGCCGTCGCGCTTATAAAGACTCCAGAGGTAAACGTCTATCGCGAGGCCGAGCTGGTGCTCGCTGGTACCGGGGATAGCGACGATGGTCGCGGCGGTGTTGTAAGCGTCGGTCTTGCTGTAGCCCTTGCTGATAAGTTTATTGACCTTGCGCTGGAAGTTGCCCTCCTGATAAGAGTATGAGCGGTAGGTCGAGAACGCGCTGATATCGCTGTTAAGTTCTTTGCGCATTGCGGCGAGCATTTCCCTACAGTGAGGGGCGGCGCGGTAGTCCATCTTGTAGTCGCCGTCGACGGTCTCGAGCTTCGCGACCTGGAAGTTTCTCGTGATATAGTAAGTAGAGTTGATCGGGAAAAGCAGGTCGACCTCGCCATTCTCGTCGAAGGCGTTGCGGACGGTCTTGCCGGTCGTATCGTAGCTGTAAGGCGTTTCGGGCATTGCGACGTATTTTCCGGTCGGAGTCGTGGTTTCGGACGACGAGGACGAAGACGAGGACGAGCTTTCCGGTTTGCCGCTCGAGGAGCTGAACGAACTGCTTTCCTCAGCGGAACTGCTGCTTTCCTCCTCGGAACTGCTGTCTTCGGAGCTGCTGTCCACCTCCTCCGAGCTCTCGAAGCTGCTCGAGGAAATCGACTCCAGCGAACCGGCAGCGGGTTCCGGCTTCTTCCTGCCAATCATCGAAACGATAAGAACTATTATAAGAATCACAAGCAAGACCGCCACTCCCACGAGTGCGATATTCCTGTAATTCGGCTTTCTTGCGTGCTTGGGCATACGACCACTCCTCTATCCATAAAGATTATACCACCCGCCCTTTGAAATTGCAACCTTAATTAAACGATTTTCCGCCCTCTTTTGTTGAAAATATATTCGTTTTTGCCCGACAAATATGAAAAAAATAATTGCATTGGCGCGGCTTATATGCTAAAATGTATATTTGAAATAATTTGGAAAGAGGCAGGATATGAAATACATAGCCGTTCTCGGACACGGGACCGTCGGCTCCGGCGTCACCGAGCTTTTCATTAAAAACCGAAACAGCATAGAACGCAAGGCGGG is from Clostridia bacterium and encodes:
- a CDS encoding heavy-metal-associated domain-containing protein, giving the protein MFEITLDIDGMMCGMCESHVNGAIRNAFDVKKVTSSHSEGKTVIISAEDIPDEKLREIIAETGYELKGISRKPYEKKGLFGIFKK
- a CDS encoding phosphopentomutase; the protein is MKRVFLIVLDSAGIGNAPDAADFGDKGANTLKTISASPEFSVPNMKRLGLFNIDGVTCGEKEREPIGAYGRFFELGKGKDTIGGHWEIAGVVASKPMPTYPDGFPPEIITEFERLTGRKAIVNKPYSGTEILKDYGKQHVDTGALIVYTSADSVFQIAAHEEVVPIEKLYEYCRIARGILVGEHAVGRVIARPFVGTEGNYTRTSNRHDFAFPAPGRTVLDELKDAGRDVIAVGKITDIFAGRGVTETILTKGNTDGMAKTLAVAQRDFDGLCFVNLVDFDAVYGHRNNVDGYAAAMTEFDRWLGDFMPQMRDDDVLMITADHGCDPGYPGTDHTREAIPLLMYGRNVKPRSLGTHAGFDGISRIVKNYLM
- the deoC gene encoding deoxyribose-phosphate aldolase: MEREYILSKVDHTLLKQGATLADIKKLIDEGIEYKTASVCIPPYYVKAGAEYAAGRLPICTVIGFPNGYSVTAAKVCEAIEAIESGAEEIDTVINVCMVKNGEYDALLQELKILRKVCTGKILKVIIETCLLTEEEKIEMCRVVSESGADFIKTSTGFGGGGATLEDVRLMRAHCADHVKIKASGGVRSFEDAEKFIEAGADRLGTSSLVKICAEGK
- a CDS encoding four helix bundle protein, whose protein sequence is MSDNKLLDLSFEFAVAVVNLADGIKLPKSSYMIDQFARAGTSVGANIHEAQYAHSKADFVAKLEIALKEANETSYWLKLLHETNRIDDAAYSNTEKVCGNIRRLLIASCQTAKRSNEKTDLR
- a CDS encoding HAD family phosphatase, encoding MKYKLAAADLDGTLLDKSSQITDATVAAVKAAQKEGLIFTICTGRAQSTVVMGYIERLGLACPVITYNGAMLIKPDGEIVYRRDLEDDDAVEAYEAGTERGTDMIVWSDNRLFFSKLTPETAFYRTFYPHADLTVIGSPDEIRDIVKRGITKIIYVSPPEKTADNQAFVDGRFQGRITAFRSAPTLIELVHRDVSKGNALLKLAEFYGVPREQTVAFGDEKNDIPMIEAAGLGVAMANAVPELKAVADYVTLSNAEDGVAAALYEMIAGRL
- a CDS encoding M15 family metallopeptidase; this translates as MPKHARKPNYRNIALVGVAVLLVILIIVLIVSMIGRKKPEPAAGSLESISSSSFESSEEVDSSSEDSSSEEESSSSAEESSSFSSSSGKPESSSSSSSSSSETTTPTGKYVAMPETPYSYDTTGKTVRNAFDENGEVDLLFPINSTYYITRNFQVAKLETVDGDYKMDYRAAPHCREMLAAMRKELNSDISAFSTYRSYSYQEGNFQRKVNKLISKGYSKTDAYNTAATIVAIPGTSEHQLGLAIDVYLWSLYKRDGELNESFEGTKEYKWLQEHAWEYGFILSYPKDKIKDTGIIYEPWHYRYVGIENAKAIRDSGKLLSQWLEDQNIVYVYNGK
- a CDS encoding cation:proton antiporter, with the protein product MEASILLNIGLAILAGLLMSRLAKLLKLPAVTAYLVAGVLLGPFCIGALGVPALGFANDEQMNTLKIISDVALGFIAFAIGNEFRLSSLKKTGRQATVIGIVQAVVATLFVDAVLITLHFIMPDKISLSAAITLGAIASATAPAATLMVVRQYKAKGPLTSLLLPIVALDDAVGLVVFSVSFGIARALQTGAPDVMSIAVEPIIEIVCSLLLGTIMSLLLTFLERFFHSRSKRLSLAITFVFITVGISMLDFTIGGVHFGFSSLLTCMMLGTIFCNLCDFSEELMERCDRWTAPLFIIFFVVSGAQLKLSVFSDIAVVVIGLLFILFRSAGKYIGAYFSASAMRCDAKTTKYLGITLLPQAGVALGMSVTAMELGSTDGVLIRNIVLFAVLIYELVGPMLTKMALSRAGEIEEEGKTNSRGAKV
- a CDS encoding polysaccharide deacetylase family protein, translating into MFVKTFKIKTAAVAAAAAVTLVTGALLGGFAAVKTASAKKELPIYSVERGDKKIAISFDAAWGNEQTGKLIDILAEYGVKTTFFVVGSWVDKYPDSVKALADAGHEVMNHSNTHPHLTRLDVQRMEEEINACSDKIEALTGRRPDLLRAPYGDYDDTVIKTVHRLGVYPIQWDVDSLDWKDISAEKIAERVLRGVKDGSIVLFHNGGKHTAEALPAILSELQSRGYEIVPVSELILRDNYYIDHTGRQKPEIVNNTGPTGQ